The following are encoded together in the Bradymonas sediminis genome:
- a CDS encoding tetratricopeptide repeat protein → MIDLINGSRIARFALLAALSASVGACSTAAPKPDAKSALETDVTPASEQKIASSDELTQDMPEPDGASGDAAVSPSAESKLSRGFISDLESALRSARSGDRNGAVDRLQNLVSDADGGFLAAYNLGALYENEGDYANAAKRYSQALSKNPDFSPALLNLVRLYIRLDQPADARKIAQRYSELRPENMTHRAVALEVDLTEGKYEEVIRKAKQILRRAETNVEAMMVMAQANIELDRLELGAAILSRARELRPNRAEIYYKLGQIRIKQEEMDDAMVLLRRAIELNADYPEAHNNLGILYHRAGDYQSASDEFSAAIASFPDYKEAYLNLGNSLKGQGEFTQAVSSFNKALKIDPKYDKALFNLGVIYLDSDIEGVDKIARLNKSIEYFDQYKAAAASKIAKDDPSDKYVREARKSIEDEKARQEMMRQAQMQVDDEGADVEDDGESFEE, encoded by the coding sequence ATGATTGACCTTATTAACGGATCACGAATCGCCCGATTTGCCCTGCTCGCCGCGCTGTCGGCCAGCGTCGGGGCGTGCTCGACCGCGGCCCCCAAGCCGGACGCGAAGAGCGCGCTTGAGACCGACGTCACACCGGCGAGTGAGCAGAAGATCGCGAGCTCGGATGAGTTGACCCAAGACATGCCAGAGCCCGATGGGGCTTCCGGCGACGCGGCGGTCTCGCCGAGCGCAGAGTCAAAGCTAAGCCGTGGATTTATCTCCGACCTCGAGTCGGCGCTTCGCTCGGCGCGCAGCGGCGACCGCAATGGGGCGGTCGATCGGCTTCAAAACCTGGTGTCGGACGCGGACGGCGGCTTCCTCGCCGCGTATAACCTCGGCGCGCTCTACGAGAACGAGGGCGACTACGCCAACGCGGCGAAGCGCTACTCCCAGGCGCTTAGCAAGAATCCTGACTTTTCGCCCGCGCTGCTGAATCTGGTGCGCCTTTATATTCGCCTGGACCAGCCCGCCGACGCGCGCAAGATCGCGCAGCGCTATTCGGAGTTGCGTCCCGAGAATATGACCCACCGCGCGGTGGCGCTCGAAGTTGACCTCACCGAGGGCAAATACGAGGAAGTCATCCGCAAGGCGAAGCAAATTCTTCGTCGCGCCGAGACCAACGTCGAGGCTATGATGGTGATGGCCCAGGCAAATATCGAGCTCGATCGACTGGAGCTTGGCGCCGCGATTCTGTCGCGCGCCCGCGAGCTTCGCCCGAACCGCGCCGAGATCTACTATAAGCTCGGCCAGATTCGGATTAAGCAGGAGGAGATGGACGACGCGATGGTACTATTGCGCCGCGCGATCGAGCTGAACGCGGACTATCCCGAAGCCCACAATAACCTCGGGATTCTCTATCATCGCGCGGGGGATTATCAGTCCGCCTCGGATGAGTTCAGCGCCGCGATCGCCAGCTTCCCGGATTATAAAGAAGCCTATCTTAACCTTGGAAACTCATTGAAAGGGCAGGGCGAATTTACCCAGGCCGTTTCGAGTTTTAATAAAGCCCTCAAGATCGACCCGAAATACGATAAAGCCCTGTTTAATCTTGGGGTCATCTACCTTGATAGTGATATCGAGGGGGTCGATAAGATCGCGCGGCTAAATAAGTCGATCGAGTATTTCGACCAATATAAGGCCGCGGCCGCCAGTAAGATCGCAAAGGATGACCCTTCGGACAAATATGTAAGGGAAGCCCGTAAGTCGATCGAAGATGAGAAGGCGCGCCAGGA
- a CDS encoding tetratricopeptide repeat protein, protein MGFASPVVAQDAPPPDENQVEATGEAANEPAATESAATDVDAPEVADDADPAAVARAEALREYQEAYKHYSAEMDGYKATVDSIVEAEYNRRVAQVNAGYSSKISTLDAVEQRRRNEAIAAFEEYIRRYPRTPGYTPDALFRLAELHFEKANADYLSADEAYQSEMQAYEDGERADPPALPSRDFTQTAMLFQRLVDDWPDYEQVDGALYLLAYTKLQSNEEEAARDLLMTLVDKYPESRFVPESWVRIGEYWFSASDGAEDLEKARYAYEQAMQYSDSDFFDKALYKLAWTYYRLDQFDKAISEFKRLVEYSDEQKRITGRSGSVLRAESIQYIAVSLAEQDWDLDGAVDDQFGMPRVRSYLGGDEPYEREVLVQLVEYMFDNTRYDIAGDVITYTLEKYPRDAENPQLHEKLILSMVRDGRQDAAFQERSKLLAYYGPESDWYAYQKRVGRETPLRYANNLVKDNLIQSATWFHEQAQNLKDEAIVRQDEDMLALARERYKAAASGYADFLARYPNDKDVYQWNFYYAECLFYSAQYDPAYEQYKVVRELDLVKNTYQEKAAFNAIKALEFDIQERVARGEIGGRALTGGAADDAREAAQKQADDTPQAADNDGQIVTIQPDPIPERVYQYVTAMDRYVVLGLENDGDPELDLKFAFQAGKLFYDYKDYNTARERFAWVVDNYPENELAYLSGSLILETYRQEKDYANLSMWAEKLSTVIKGDQAQAIKDEVRQFQLGAMFKSAEQLFQAKKYDEAAAEYLRLVNNAPDHPFASKALNNAAVAYENVGKYESAMNLFERVNRDYPNDPLAGYALYRVAVNSDRFFDFDKAIQSYELFYEKYKGDNSETLSAMGFDVPERRQTALRSAAVLTENLQRYTKAARLFEKYVDNYPGAEDAAGAQWQAVQNWKKAGNQRAMTNAIGVHRRKFGSRSEETVRVLEGMTMIADNYAQAGNRTRALAEYNNIVKEYRTRGIERGQPGSYFGAKARFELAEDEFQQWKKIQIKGSMKQQGKLLEKKVADQKIVAASFQDVFNYGSLEWTLAAYFRTGSIYEEFAKALYNVPIPFEEGTEQWDIYRTQLDDMVVPLEDKAIEFYEGAVQKAREEKVVNEWTKRTLEHLNEYMPAKYPLYKEERREVAQRTRTGGSYMGAETYQESLVAPVPASPDASESAEDPQGEQL, encoded by the coding sequence GTGGGGTTTGCATCCCCCGTGGTCGCCCAGGACGCCCCTCCGCCCGATGAGAATCAGGTCGAGGCCACCGGCGAAGCCGCAAACGAGCCCGCCGCCACGGAGTCGGCCGCCACGGATGTCGACGCGCCAGAGGTGGCCGATGACGCCGACCCGGCCGCGGTCGCGCGTGCGGAGGCGCTGCGCGAGTACCAGGAAGCCTATAAGCACTATTCCGCTGAAATGGATGGCTATAAGGCGACCGTCGACTCGATCGTCGAGGCTGAATATAACCGGCGCGTCGCACAGGTGAACGCCGGCTATAGCTCGAAGATCAGCACGCTTGATGCGGTCGAGCAGCGGCGACGAAATGAGGCCATCGCGGCCTTCGAAGAGTATATTCGTCGCTATCCTCGCACCCCCGGGTACACGCCGGATGCCCTCTTTCGACTCGCCGAGTTGCATTTCGAGAAGGCCAACGCCGACTACCTGAGCGCCGACGAGGCTTATCAGTCCGAGATGCAGGCGTATGAGGACGGCGAGCGTGCCGACCCACCGGCGTTGCCCTCGCGTGATTTTACGCAGACGGCCATGCTCTTTCAGCGTCTTGTCGATGACTGGCCCGACTATGAGCAAGTCGACGGCGCCCTGTATTTGCTCGCCTACACCAAGTTGCAGAGTAACGAGGAAGAGGCCGCGCGTGACCTGTTGATGACGTTGGTCGACAAATACCCGGAGAGCCGCTTCGTTCCCGAATCATGGGTGCGCATCGGTGAGTATTGGTTCTCGGCCTCTGATGGCGCCGAAGACCTCGAAAAAGCCCGCTACGCCTACGAACAGGCGATGCAATATAGCGACAGCGACTTCTTCGATAAGGCGCTCTATAAGTTGGCGTGGACGTATTATCGTCTCGACCAATTCGATAAGGCGATCTCGGAATTCAAGCGCCTCGTCGAGTATAGTGACGAGCAAAAACGCATCACCGGCCGCTCCGGTTCGGTGCTTCGCGCCGAGTCGATCCAATATATCGCGGTCAGCCTCGCCGAGCAGGATTGGGATCTCGATGGCGCCGTGGACGACCAGTTCGGGATGCCGCGAGTGCGCTCCTATCTTGGCGGCGATGAGCCCTACGAGCGCGAAGTTCTGGTGCAGCTGGTCGAGTATATGTTCGACAATACCCGCTACGATATCGCGGGCGATGTCATCACCTATACGCTCGAGAAATATCCGCGCGACGCAGAGAATCCGCAGCTCCACGAGAAGTTGATCCTCTCAATGGTGCGCGACGGTCGACAGGACGCCGCGTTCCAGGAGCGCAGCAAGCTGCTCGCCTATTACGGCCCCGAGAGCGACTGGTACGCGTATCAAAAGCGTGTCGGGCGTGAGACGCCGCTGCGCTACGCGAATAACCTGGTTAAAGACAACCTGATTCAGTCGGCGACCTGGTTCCACGAGCAGGCGCAGAACCTCAAAGACGAGGCCATCGTCCGCCAGGACGAAGACATGCTGGCCTTGGCGCGGGAGCGCTATAAGGCCGCTGCTTCGGGGTACGCTGATTTCCTCGCGCGCTACCCGAACGACAAAGATGTTTATCAGTGGAATTTCTATTACGCCGAATGTCTATTCTATTCGGCGCAATACGACCCCGCCTACGAACAGTATAAGGTCGTTCGCGAGCTCGATCTCGTGAAGAATACGTACCAAGAAAAAGCTGCCTTCAACGCCATTAAAGCGCTTGAGTTCGACATTCAAGAGCGCGTTGCGCGCGGCGAAATTGGCGGGCGAGCGCTCACCGGTGGCGCCGCCGACGACGCGCGCGAGGCCGCTCAAAAGCAGGCCGACGACACTCCGCAGGCTGCCGATAATGATGGTCAGATCGTGACCATCCAACCCGACCCGATCCCCGAGCGCGTTTACCAATACGTGACGGCGATGGATCGCTACGTGGTCCTGGGCCTTGAGAATGACGGCGACCCCGAACTCGACCTTAAATTCGCGTTCCAAGCCGGCAAACTCTTCTACGATTATAAGGACTATAACACCGCGCGTGAGCGCTTCGCGTGGGTTGTCGACAATTATCCGGAGAACGAGCTCGCGTATCTGTCGGGAAGTTTGATTCTTGAGACCTACCGCCAGGAAAAAGACTACGCGAATCTGTCGATGTGGGCTGAGAAGTTGAGCACGGTCATCAAAGGTGACCAGGCGCAGGCCATCAAAGACGAGGTCCGTCAGTTCCAGCTGGGCGCGATGTTTAAGTCCGCCGAGCAGCTCTTTCAGGCGAAGAAATATGACGAGGCGGCCGCTGAGTACCTGCGCCTGGTCAACAACGCCCCCGACCATCCCTTTGCCTCCAAAGCGCTTAATAACGCCGCGGTTGCCTACGAGAATGTCGGTAAATATGAATCGGCGATGAACCTCTTTGAGCGAGTGAATCGGGACTACCCGAACGATCCGCTCGCCGGCTACGCGCTCTACCGTGTGGCGGTGAACTCCGATCGCTTCTTCGACTTCGACAAGGCGATCCAGTCCTACGAGCTCTTCTACGAGAAATATAAGGGCGACAACTCGGAGACCCTGAGCGCCATGGGCTTTGATGTGCCCGAGCGCCGTCAGACCGCGCTTCGGAGCGCGGCGGTTCTTACCGAGAATTTGCAGCGCTATACCAAGGCCGCGAGATTGTTCGAGAAGTATGTCGACAACTATCCGGGCGCCGAGGACGCAGCTGGCGCGCAATGGCAGGCCGTCCAGAATTGGAAGAAGGCCGGCAACCAGCGCGCGATGACCAACGCGATCGGCGTGCACCGTCGCAAATTCGGCAGCCGCTCGGAGGAGACCGTGCGTGTCCTCGAAGGCATGACGATGATCGCCGACAATTACGCGCAGGCCGGCAACCGCACCCGGGCGTTGGCCGAATATAATAATATCGTCAAAGAATACCGCACGCGCGGCATCGAGAGGGGACAGCCCGGCTCGTATTTCGGGGCCAAGGCTCGCTTCGAGCTCGCCGAGGATGAATTCCAGCAGTGGAAGAAGATCCAGATCAAAGGCAGCATGAAGCAGCAGGGTAAGTTGCTGGAGAAAAAGGTCGCCGACCAGAAGATCGTCGCGGCCTCGTTCCAGGATGTCTTCAACTACGGCAGCCTTGAGTGGACCCTCGCCGCGTACTTCCGTACCGGCAGCATCTATGAGGAGTTCGCCAAAGCTCTGTACAATGTGCCGATTCCCTTCGAGGAGGGCACCGAACAGTGGGATATCTACCGCACCCAGCTCGACGATATGGTCGTCCCGCTCGAGGATAAGGCGATCGAATTCTACGAGGGCGCCGTTCAAAAAGCGCGCGAAGAGAAGGTCGTCAACGAGTGGACCAAGCGCACGCTCGAGCACCTCAACGAGTATATGCCCGCAAAATATCCTCTCTATAAGGAGGAGCGCCGCGAGGTCGCACAGCGCACGCGCACCGGCGGCTCGTATATGGGCGCCGAAACGTATCAGGAGAGCCTCGTGGCTCCCGTGCCGGCTTCGCCCGACGCGAGCGAGTCCGCGGAAGATCCGCAGGGAGAGCAGCTATGA
- a CDS encoding tetratricopeptide repeat protein — protein MKDPIKLKSVYQRLLSQRASAGVRAQFAGVGMALLLTTTVGMGVANAQGSRAFTSESTVLQEQVVDLERKYLKPAILRSRYKVETRFNDAKVAYLLEDYSRSSLLFVGLVEDPKFQTENTYPEALYLLADSLYLQRNLVAARNYFEQLINLGDGPYYQVAVVKLLELSARTGNYEGVDELYATLDAKAKLNPAVNYVRAKVLYRQGRFADARRLFQKAEEDPDLSMRAAYYRGVAFVADEQLENGRQVFEEIIANYKPETPAQKRILDLAYLGAGRVAYETKDYPSAIDFYQHLDRNSPYFDQMLYELTWTLVAQEKYEAASRVTDIFMFLSNPDPAFVPKVRLLRADLQLRLGNYDAAAQSYNDVVETFMPLKRELDEFVDGSRDLEVFFSDLVESQMRGEESEYMPTLVAEWVQGSPVLSKAKRTGADLGEIREQIAEAEHALDEMDARLASGARIQSFPQLAEGMVLAATLETRIVNLRQEMVKAEYKQAVSKMSPAQKAEWQELEREAELLRAQYKAAPSTKSEVEARIARIDSRFASMRRELDTITFELDSQKEQLQAIETYLAQNAGQPMSEDRAQKIAELQTAARADIQNLRDLQAALRSRISVERQRLGVGDQVTSKESQVRASYSDVLARQRRLISQAGGGADSSDMRVARENLAEAESRLAGFSAQMDRFVSERSEELLEDLAREMQLLAQLDQTAQELLTNSKDLTANVAHHSFLAAQHDFNQIIMRGDIGLIDVAWQKKEDATRQINQLFEDRTAELKTLQDAFEEVR, from the coding sequence ATGAAAGACCCAATTAAATTAAAATCCGTTTATCAACGGCTCCTCTCCCAGCGCGCCTCCGCAGGCGTGCGCGCCCAGTTTGCCGGGGTTGGGATGGCTCTCTTGCTGACGACGACCGTGGGGATGGGCGTGGCAAATGCTCAGGGCTCTCGCGCATTCACCTCCGAGTCGACCGTCCTCCAAGAGCAGGTCGTTGATCTGGAGCGGAAATACCTCAAGCCGGCGATTCTTCGCTCGCGCTACAAGGTTGAGACCCGCTTTAACGATGCCAAGGTCGCGTATCTCCTCGAGGATTACTCGCGCTCCTCGCTATTGTTTGTGGGTCTCGTAGAGGACCCGAAATTTCAGACCGAGAATACATACCCCGAGGCGCTCTACCTGCTCGCGGATAGCCTGTATCTGCAGCGGAATCTGGTCGCCGCGCGCAATTATTTCGAGCAATTGATCAACCTCGGCGACGGTCCCTACTACCAGGTCGCGGTGGTGAAATTGCTGGAGCTTTCGGCAAGAACCGGCAATTACGAGGGGGTCGACGAGCTCTACGCTACGCTGGACGCCAAGGCGAAGCTTAACCCCGCCGTGAACTATGTTCGCGCCAAGGTTCTATACCGCCAGGGGCGCTTCGCCGACGCGCGCCGCCTGTTTCAAAAGGCCGAAGAAGACCCCGATCTTAGCATGCGCGCCGCCTACTATCGCGGCGTCGCCTTCGTCGCAGACGAACAGCTCGAAAACGGTCGCCAGGTCTTCGAAGAGATTATCGCGAATTATAAGCCCGAGACCCCGGCCCAAAAGCGCATTTTGGACCTCGCCTATCTGGGCGCGGGTCGTGTGGCCTACGAGACGAAGGACTACCCCAGCGCCATCGACTTCTATCAGCACCTGGACCGAAATAGTCCCTATTTCGACCAGATGCTCTACGAGTTGACCTGGACCCTGGTCGCGCAGGAAAAATACGAGGCGGCGAGTCGGGTCACCGATATCTTCATGTTCCTGTCGAACCCCGACCCGGCCTTTGTGCCGAAGGTGCGCCTTCTGCGCGCGGACCTTCAGCTGCGCCTTGGCAACTACGACGCCGCCGCCCAGAGCTATAACGACGTCGTCGAGACCTTCATGCCGCTAAAGCGTGAGCTCGATGAGTTCGTCGACGGCAGTCGCGATCTTGAGGTCTTCTTTAGCGACCTGGTTGAGTCGCAGATGCGCGGCGAAGAATCCGAGTATATGCCGACACTGGTGGCTGAGTGGGTCCAGGGGAGCCCGGTTCTGTCGAAGGCCAAGCGCACCGGCGCCGACCTGGGCGAGATTCGCGAGCAAATCGCCGAGGCGGAACACGCCCTCGACGAAATGGACGCTCGCCTTGCATCGGGCGCCCGCATTCAGTCCTTCCCTCAGTTGGCCGAGGGCATGGTGCTCGCCGCCACGCTCGAGACCCGGATCGTGAATCTGCGCCAGGAAATGGTGAAGGCCGAGTATAAACAGGCGGTCTCGAAGATGTCGCCGGCTCAGAAGGCGGAGTGGCAGGAGCTTGAGCGCGAAGCCGAGCTGCTGCGCGCGCAATATAAGGCGGCGCCCAGCACGAAGTCGGAGGTCGAGGCACGCATCGCGCGCATCGACTCGCGCTTCGCGTCGATGCGCCGCGAACTCGACACCATTACCTTCGAACTCGACAGCCAGAAGGAGCAGCTGCAAGCCATCGAGACGTACCTTGCGCAAAACGCAGGTCAGCCGATGAGCGAAGATCGCGCTCAGAAAATTGCCGAGCTTCAGACCGCCGCGCGCGCCGATATTCAGAACCTGCGTGACTTGCAGGCGGCGCTTCGCTCGCGCATTAGCGTGGAGCGCCAGCGCCTCGGCGTGGGGGACCAGGTGACCTCGAAGGAGAGCCAGGTTCGCGCCAGCTATAGCGACGTGCTCGCCCGGCAGCGCAGACTTATCTCGCAGGCCGGCGGTGGGGCGGACAGCTCCGATATGCGCGTCGCCCGCGAGAATCTCGCCGAGGCTGAATCCCGATTGGCTGGGTTTTCTGCGCAAATGGACCGCTTCGTCAGCGAGCGTAGTGAGGAGCTTCTCGAAGACCTCGCCCGCGAAATGCAGCTGCTGGCACAGCTCGACCAGACCGCCCAGGAGTTGCTTACTAACTCCAAAGATCTGACCGCAAACGTCGCCCATCACAGCTTTTTGGCGGCCCAGCACGATTTCAATCAGATCATCATGCGCGGAGACATCGGCTTGATCGATGTCGCGTGGCAGAAGAAAGAAGACGCCACCCGTCAGATTAATCAACTTTTCGAAGATCGAACCGCAGAACTTAAGACATTGCAAGATGCATTTGAAGAAGTTCGATGA
- the polX gene encoding DNA polymerase/3'-5' exonuclease PolX encodes MNNDHYIRILSEIAKLAQIAGENKFKVRAFENAARALENLTDPIATHLEAGTITNISGVGKSLAEDIQQIHDTGTCDYHTHLLETLDPGLLDILNIQGLGPKRVKVIYDALGVSNLDAMEEAAKAHRIQELPGLGKKTEERILSEIERLRSHAGRTPLPQARRVAEGIRDKLAALDCVDRIEIAGSIRRERETIGDIDLLVTTTEPAKVTQALVELTEVAEVLASGDTKTSVRLHNGIQLDLRVVQAQVFGSALHYFTGSKDHHIALRTRAKRQGLKISEYGVFAIDSDTAIASQTEAALYKALDLPFIPPELRQGFTEIELAAENRLPELITAEDIRGDLHMHTTETDGRASILEMAEAAKELGYSYIAITDHSQAVTVANGMTAERFEAHIQKIRAANKEIDNFEILSGIEVDILKDGSLDMDHDLLRECDWVVASVHSHFRMETKAMTERLLSAMETGLVSEMGHPTGRILGGRDGYTYDFNAIVEAAVEYGIALEINGSTGRLDLNAELARKAHTLGAKLVLGSDAHSTRGLHALRYALGQARRAGLTANDVLNTLDAPALLASVRPKLG; translated from the coding sequence ATGAATAACGACCATTATATAAGAATCCTGAGTGAGATTGCGAAATTGGCCCAGATTGCGGGCGAGAACAAGTTCAAGGTCCGCGCTTTCGAGAACGCGGCGCGTGCGCTTGAAAACCTGACCGATCCCATCGCAACGCACCTCGAAGCCGGCACCATCACCAATATTTCGGGGGTCGGCAAGAGCCTCGCCGAGGATATCCAGCAAATACACGACACGGGCACCTGCGATTATCACACCCACCTGTTGGAGACGCTCGACCCGGGACTGCTCGACATCCTGAATATCCAGGGGCTCGGGCCGAAGCGGGTCAAGGTGATCTATGACGCGCTGGGGGTCTCAAACCTCGACGCGATGGAAGAGGCGGCCAAGGCCCATAGGATCCAGGAATTGCCCGGATTGGGCAAGAAAACCGAGGAGCGGATCCTCAGCGAGATTGAGCGCCTTCGCTCGCACGCCGGGCGCACTCCCCTGCCGCAAGCGCGCCGGGTGGCCGAGGGCATTCGCGACAAACTCGCCGCCTTGGACTGCGTGGACCGCATCGAAATCGCCGGCTCGATCCGGCGCGAGCGTGAGACCATCGGCGATATCGACCTCCTGGTCACGACCACCGAGCCCGCCAAGGTTACCCAGGCGCTGGTCGAGTTGACCGAGGTCGCCGAAGTCCTGGCGAGCGGCGACACCAAGACATCGGTGCGCCTGCATAATGGGATTCAGCTCGACCTGCGCGTGGTCCAGGCGCAGGTCTTCGGCTCCGCGCTGCATTATTTCACCGGCAGCAAGGACCATCATATCGCGCTGCGCACGCGCGCGAAGCGCCAGGGCCTAAAGATCAGCGAGTACGGCGTCTTCGCGATTGACTCGGACACCGCCATCGCCTCGCAGACCGAGGCAGCCCTCTACAAGGCCCTCGACCTTCCGTTCATCCCGCCGGAGCTTCGCCAGGGATTCACCGAGATCGAGCTGGCCGCCGAGAATCGCCTCCCCGAGCTTATCACGGCCGAGGATATCCGCGGCGACCTGCATATGCACACCACCGAGACCGACGGGCGGGCGAGCATCCTGGAGATGGCCGAGGCCGCCAAGGAGCTCGGCTATTCCTATATCGCCATCACCGACCACTCCCAGGCGGTCACGGTCGCCAATGGCATGACCGCCGAGCGATTCGAGGCGCATATCCAGAAAATTCGCGCCGCCAACAAAGAGATCGATAACTTTGAGATCTTATCCGGCATCGAAGTGGACATCCTCAAGGACGGCAGCCTGGACATGGACCACGACCTCTTGCGGGAGTGCGATTGGGTCGTGGCCAGCGTGCATAGCCATTTCCGCATGGAGACAAAGGCGATGACCGAGCGTCTCTTAAGCGCCATGGAGACCGGGCTGGTCAGCGAAATGGGCCACCCCACCGGGCGCATCCTCGGCGGGCGCGACGGCTACACCTATGATTTCAACGCGATTGTCGAAGCCGCGGTCGAATATGGAATCGCCCTGGAGATCAACGGCTCCACCGGCCGCCTCGACCTCAACGCCGAGCTCGCCCGAAAGGCGCACACCCTGGGGGCGAAGTTGGTCCTGGGCTCGGACGCCCACTCCACCCGCGGGCTCCACGCGCTGCGCTACGCCCTGGGCCAGGCCAGACGCGCTGGCCTCACCGCCAACGACGTCCTCAACACCCTCGACGCCCCGGCCCTGCTGGCCAGCGTGCGCCCGAAGCTAGGCTAA
- a CDS encoding OmpA family protein, whose product MTLRDLRLYPFILASLLAMAPATVLAQDGEEEESAAAQTEDAADSSETSTDMYEWKPSWGAGVEAGVFFNGLERWNANLLDGQREFDTNALYHFDAAVEASLLEGTRLSVFGGYTTPFVDNPSFGAWYIGVEPAFAFRRDMWEMAIGMGVAMGQAGVSVDPDMSADTSLVLLRPFLEVRRYLGTNAAVYLRGGFNQFLPYDVETDGLTFGTNIQSNTSSDELNEGGPYLALGLRFGSYPEHTKSDRDGDGVADEDDKCPDVAGVPENDGCPADRDGDGVYDTDDKCPDVAGVPENDGCPADRDGDGVYDTDDKCPDVAGVPENDGCPADTDGDGIYDVDDKCPELAGIPENDGCPADSDGDGVYDTDDKCPDVKGPAENNGCPLDSDGDGVLDNVDECPYEAGPATNNGCPIKRVVVTVKSIKISEKVFFALAKADIKRESYDLLDEIAQVMNDNPRIKKVEIQGHTDSSGRAAFNQKLSEDRAKSVYDYLVKKGVAEERLTSKGYGSTKPLVETPEGKKESKEDAAKNRRVEFIILEQDELKRVVPANKIPADAEKLDATDKLNMPQDAKSDDSAE is encoded by the coding sequence ATGACATTACGCGACCTGCGTCTATACCCTTTTATACTCGCCTCGCTGCTTGCGATGGCCCCGGCAACCGTACTCGCACAGGACGGCGAAGAAGAAGAAAGCGCCGCCGCGCAGACCGAAGATGCCGCCGACTCCTCCGAGACCTCCACGGATATGTACGAGTGGAAGCCCTCCTGGGGCGCGGGCGTCGAGGCCGGCGTGTTCTTCAACGGTCTTGAGCGTTGGAACGCGAACCTGCTCGACGGGCAGCGCGAGTTCGACACGAACGCGCTCTACCACTTCGACGCGGCCGTCGAGGCCTCGCTGCTCGAAGGAACCCGCCTGTCGGTCTTCGGCGGGTATACCACGCCTTTCGTCGACAACCCGAGCTTCGGCGCCTGGTATATCGGCGTGGAGCCGGCTTTCGCGTTCCGCCGCGATATGTGGGAAATGGCGATCGGCATGGGCGTGGCCATGGGCCAGGCCGGCGTGTCGGTTGACCCGGACATGAGCGCGGACACCTCGCTCGTCCTGTTGCGCCCCTTCCTCGAAGTGCGCCGCTACCTGGGAACCAACGCGGCCGTCTATCTGCGCGGTGGGTTCAACCAATTCCTGCCCTACGATGTTGAGACCGACGGGCTGACCTTCGGCACCAATATCCAGTCCAACACCAGCAGCGATGAGCTCAACGAGGGCGGCCCCTACCTGGCGCTTGGTCTCCGATTTGGCTCGTACCCCGAGCACACCAAATCGGACCGCGACGGCGACGGCGTGGCCGATGAGGACGACAAATGCCCCGACGTCGCTGGCGTCCCCGAAAATGACGGCTGCCCCGCAGACCGCGACGGCGACGGCGTCTATGACACCGACGACAAATGCCCCGACGTCGCTGGCGTCCCCGAAAATGACGGCTGCCCCGCAGACCGCGACGGCGACGGCGTCTATGACACCGACGACAAATGCCCCGACGTCGCTGGCGTCCCCGAAAATGACGGCTGCCCCGCGGACACCGACGGCGACGGCATCTACGATGTCGACGATAAGTGCCCCGAATTGGCTGGCATCCCCGAGAACGACGGCTGCCCCGCTGATAGCGACGGCGACGGCGTCTATGACACCGACGACAAATGCCCCGACGTCAAAGGCCCGGCCGAAAATAACGGCTGCCCGCTCGACTCCGACGGTGACGGCGTCCTCGATAACGTCGACGAATGCCCCTATGAAGCCGGCCCGGCCACCAACAACGGCTGCCCGATCAAACGCGTCGTCGTGACCGTCAAGAGCATCAAGATCAGCGAGAAGGTCTTCTTCGCGCTGGCCAAGGCCGACATCAAGCGTGAGTCCTACGACCTGCTCGATGAGATCGCACAAGTCATGAACGACAACCCGCGCATCAAGAAGGTCGAGATTCAGGGTCACACCGACAGCTCGGGCCGCGCTGCCTTCAACCAGAAGCTCTCCGAGGACCGCGCGAAATCGGTCTACGATTACCTCGTCAAAAAGGGTGTCGCAGAAGAGCGCCTGACCTCCAAGGGCTACGGCTCGACCAAGCCGTTGGTTGAGACCCCCGAGGGCAAAAAAGAGAGCAAAGAGGACGCCGCGAAGAACCGTCGCGTTGAGTTCATCATCCTGGAGCAGGATGAGCTCAAGCGCGTCGTCCCGGCAAATAAGATCCCCGCGGATGCCGAGAAACTCGACGCCACGGACAAGCTCAACATGCCGCAGGACGCCAAGTCCGATGACTCGGCTGAGTAA